Below is a genomic region from Toxoplasma gondii ME49 unplaced genomic scaffold asmbl.29, whole genome shotgun sequence.
ACAATGTGCTCCAACGCTAGTCTAAGTCTCTAACATACCTTTTACCCTACACTGTACGGAAACGTACAAACCTCCAGGCAAAGAACTTGATATTCTGTTCTAATTCCCCGTGGTAAACACAGTCAACGAATGGCGGAAGGAGCATTTATATGTTATGCAGTGTCATAGGAGATATACTCTATAATTAGCATTCATCTACAGCTACGGTAACTGTTGTGTTTAAATAGCGGTTaacctttccttttccttacGTACTCAGGGCATGCAATACCAATcagataacaactgaagctagactccctgttacacattataaaatgggattcctaggtttatataaactacctttttctggggagtatatcTACGAGTGGACTACTGTTTAGATCTGAAGGTCTTTgttaccggatccaagttctatgTGTTAGCATGTTTCGAGAACACTCAGTCTATCTATGAGTCTATTCCGGGCACACCTTGTCTTTTATCGGTGTGCTCTAAATCTAAATTCATCTTATAATTTTGGTTTCTTAGTTGCAATGACCTTTGTACTCCAAATAATTACAGGTATCACTCTAGCGTTTAGATATACTTCTGAAGCATCTTGTGCATTTGCTAGCGTTCAACATCTAGTTAGAGAAGTAGCAGCAGGATGGGAATTTAGGATGTTGCATGCTACAACAGCCTCTTTTGTATTCTTGTGTATTTTAATTCACATGACTCGAGGATTGTATAACTGGAGTTATAGTTATTTAACTACCGCTTGGATGTCTGGTTTAGTTTTATATTTACTTACTATAgccactgccttcctcggaTATGTACTACCATGGGGACAAATGAGTTTCTGGGGTGCTACAGTCATTACaaacctcctttctccaatACCATATTTGGTACCTTGGCTACTTGGAGGTTACTACGTATCTGATGTAACATTAAAACGATTCTTTGTATTACATTTTATCTTGCCTTTTATTGGTTGTATTATAATAGTTTTACATATCTTCTATTTACATTTAAATGGTTCTAGCAATCCTGCAGGTATTGATACCGCGCTTAAAGTTGCCTTTTATCCTCATATGTTAATGACAGATGCTAAATGTCTATCCTATTTAATTGGATTAATCTTCTTACAAGCGGCTTTTGGTTTGATGGAACTATCACATCCAGATAACTCAATACCAGTCAACCGGTTCGTAACACCACTTCATATCGTA
It encodes:
- a CDS encoding apocytochrome b, putative (encoded by transcript TGME49_322210~Predicted trans-membrane domain (TMHMM2.0):20-43:74-97:103-126:135-158:164-187:210-233), whose amino-acid sequence is MSLFRAHLVFYRCALNLNSSYNFGFLVAMTFVLQIITGITLAFRYTSEASCAFASVQHLVREVAAGWEFRMLHATTASFVFLCILIHMTRGLYNWSYSYLTTAWMSGLVLYLLTIATAFLGYVLPWGQMSFWGATVITNLLSPIPYLVPWLLGGYYVSDVTLKRFFVLHFILPFIGCIIIVLHIFYLHLNGSSNPAGIDTALKVAFYPHMLMTDAKCLSYLIGLIFLQAAFGLMELSHPDNSIPVNRFVTPLHIVPEWYF